A genomic region of Phormidium ambiguum IAM M-71 contains the following coding sequences:
- a CDS encoding ParB N-terminal domain-containing protein: MVRVQEIPLKNIYRPLIRQTDPAKVEALMKSIQEIGQQEPIDILEVEGRYYGFSGCHRYEACQKLGKETVLCRIRKAPASVLKMHLA, translated from the coding sequence ATGGTCAGAGTACAAGAAATCCCCTTAAAAAATATTTATCGTCCGTTAATTCGGCAGACAGACCCAGCTAAAGTAGAAGCCTTAATGAAATCCATTCAAGAAATTGGTCAACAAGAACCGATCGACATCTTAGAAGTAGAAGGAAGATATTACGGCTTCTCCGGCTGTCACCGCTACGAAGCCTGCCAAAAACTAGGCAAAGAAACCGTCCTTTGCCGGATTCGCAAAGCACCCGCGTCTGTGTTAAAAATGCACCTAGCTTAG